Part of the Candidatus Dadabacteria bacterium genome is shown below.
TCCGGTCTTGCCATCTACGACACAATACAGTACGTGAAGCCCGAAGTCTCCACCATATGCATCGGGCAGGCGGTCAGCATGGCTGCGGTTCTTCTGGCAAGCGGCGCGTCGGGCAAAAGGTACGCGCTGCCTCACTCGAGGGTGATGATTCACCAGGTGCTCGGAGGTGTTTCCGGGCAGGCAAGCGACATAGAGATACACGCAAAGGAGATCGTCAGGGTGAAAGAGCAGCTCAACTCCATACTCGAGAAGCACACCGGGCAGACTCTTGAGAAGATAGCAAGCGATACGGACAGAGACTTTTTCATGACCGCTCAGGATTCTATTGATTACGGTATAGTGGATGCCATAATTACCGAAAGGGAGGAGGCAACCGGATGAGTCCCAGAAAAAGCAAAGAAGAAACGAAGCACTACTGTTCTTTCTGCGGGAAGAATCAGGAAGAGATCAACAAGCTC
Proteins encoded:
- the clpP gene encoding ATP-dependent Clp endopeptidase proteolytic subunit ClpP, which codes for MITDFIPYVIERTSRGDQGYDIFSRLLKDRIVFIGSDINDAVANVVIAQLLFLESENPETPIYLYINSPGGHVTSGLAIYDTIQYVKPEVSTICIGQAVSMAAVLLASGASGKRYALPHSRVMIHQVLGGVSGQASDIEIHAKEIVRVKEQLNSILEKHTGQTLEKIASDTDRDFFMTAQDSIDYGIVDAIITEREEATG